In a single window of the Terriglobus roseus genome:
- a CDS encoding bifunctional homocysteine S-methyltransferase/methylenetetrahydrofolate reductase, with protein MPETISQSKTHDVERLFGPSPVLCDGAMGTMFYARGVFINRCFDELNLTDPQMVRELHEEYLLAGAEVIETNTFGANAARLKRFGLEGKVAEINTAAVRIARAAVNGVREKHAHQAFVAGALGSLGFDKKDADPAMMLAAYTEQVNALVAAGVDLFVVETITSLAQAKAAIQAARDAAPELPVIAMITVTDAGIVADGTSPEDAARLFEEWGARAVGCNCSDGPMQVLDTIERMRKVTKLPIAAMPNAGLPNCVDGRSIYLSSPEYLASFARKAMRVGATIIGGCCGTTPKHIKAMRSSVKAIQAQAEGVLSAGAKPAASAIEPVPLAERSTLGGRIARGEFVSMVEIVPPKGIDATRELEGARMLKELGIHAINVPDSPRASTRMSAGSMCLQIEQKVGIETVIHYTCRDRNLLGIQSELLGASSLGLRNVLCLTGDPPKMGSYPDATAVFDVDAVGLTRIVRDMNHGLDIGGNSIGSSTGFVIAVAANPGVPDLDAEVRRFAAKVEAGAEFGITQPVFDMRLLETFLKRIESFRIPIVAGIWPLTSVKNAEFMKNDLKVRMPDEILSRMAAHAETPEHSRAEGILIAQEMLSEARSMVQGVQVSAPFARYAAAAEVLQAML; from the coding sequence ATGCCTGAGACCATATCCCAAAGCAAAACCCACGATGTTGAGCGGCTCTTCGGCCCCTCGCCAGTCCTGTGCGACGGTGCCATGGGCACGATGTTCTATGCGCGCGGCGTCTTTATTAACCGCTGCTTTGACGAGTTAAACCTGACCGATCCGCAGATGGTGCGCGAGTTGCACGAGGAATATCTGCTGGCCGGGGCTGAGGTGATTGAGACCAATACCTTCGGCGCAAACGCCGCTCGTTTGAAGCGCTTCGGTCTCGAAGGTAAGGTGGCGGAGATTAATACAGCTGCCGTCCGCATCGCCCGCGCGGCCGTGAATGGCGTCCGCGAAAAGCACGCGCACCAGGCTTTCGTGGCCGGCGCTCTGGGTTCGCTGGGCTTCGACAAGAAGGATGCTGACCCCGCAATGATGCTGGCGGCCTACACCGAACAGGTGAATGCACTGGTCGCCGCGGGCGTCGATCTTTTTGTCGTGGAAACCATCACGTCTCTGGCACAGGCAAAGGCTGCCATCCAGGCCGCACGCGATGCCGCGCCGGAACTGCCCGTGATCGCAATGATCACGGTGACGGACGCCGGCATAGTGGCCGATGGGACATCGCCAGAGGACGCGGCTCGTCTGTTCGAGGAGTGGGGCGCACGCGCGGTCGGCTGCAACTGCAGCGATGGACCAATGCAGGTGCTGGACACCATCGAGCGCATGCGGAAGGTAACTAAACTACCCATCGCCGCCATGCCCAACGCTGGTCTGCCGAATTGCGTTGACGGCCGCAGCATCTATCTTTCGTCGCCGGAATACCTCGCCAGTTTTGCGCGAAAGGCGATGCGCGTTGGCGCGACCATCATCGGCGGCTGCTGCGGCACCACGCCGAAACACATCAAAGCAATGCGTTCGAGCGTGAAGGCCATTCAGGCGCAGGCGGAAGGTGTTCTGTCAGCCGGTGCGAAGCCTGCTGCAAGCGCGATAGAACCCGTGCCGCTGGCCGAACGATCCACGCTGGGAGGCCGCATCGCGCGCGGCGAATTCGTCAGCATGGTCGAGATCGTACCGCCCAAGGGCATCGACGCCACGCGGGAACTTGAGGGCGCGCGCATGCTGAAGGAACTCGGCATCCACGCCATCAATGTCCCGGACAGCCCTCGCGCCAGCACTCGTATGAGCGCCGGCAGCATGTGCCTGCAGATCGAACAGAAGGTCGGCATTGAGACGGTCATCCACTACACGTGCCGCGACCGAAACCTGCTCGGGATTCAAAGCGAACTCCTCGGCGCGTCATCCCTGGGGCTGCGCAATGTCCTCTGCCTGACCGGCGATCCGCCGAAGATGGGCAGCTACCCCGACGCTACGGCAGTCTTCGATGTCGATGCAGTTGGCTTGACCCGCATCGTGCGCGACATGAATCACGGTCTCGACATCGGCGGCAACAGCATTGGGTCCAGCACTGGCTTTGTCATTGCGGTTGCGGCTAACCCCGGCGTGCCGGACCTGGATGCGGAGGTGCGCCGCTTTGCCGCGAAGGTGGAGGCGGGTGCCGAGTTCGGCATCACGCAGCCGGTCTTCGACATGCGCCTGCTGGAGACATTCCTGAAGCGCATCGAGAGCTTTCGTATTCCCATCGTTGCGGGCATCTGGCCGCTGACGAGCGTGAAGAACGCGGAGTTCATGAAGAACGATCTGAAGGTGCGCATGCCGGACGAGATCCTGTCGCGGATGGCGGCGCACGCCGAGACACCGGAGCACTCTCGCGCGGAGGGCATTCTCATCGCGCAGGAGATGCTGAGCGAGGCGCGGTCCATGGTGCAGGGCGTGCAGGTAAGCGCTCCCTTTGCACGCTATGCCGCTGCGGCTGAAGTGCTGCAGGCGATGCTCTAA
- a CDS encoding UDP-3-O-(3-hydroxymyristoyl)glucosamine N-acyltransferase: protein MATRPEIAAWLGAEIGRATSAEILRVAAPESASADAVVFATSAEALASALASAAGLVLASAKLASDDPRVMHVADARLAFSVVADRLRPRVSAQIDPTAQIAPSTKLSDGVSVGPGTVVGEAVTIGTGCTIGARVVIEAGVVLGDRVQVQAGAVLGSRGFGYARRPDGSYLLFPQQGALVIEDDVEIGANTTIDRGALGETRIGAGTKIDNLVHIGHNVRIGRNVIIAAQTGISGSSVVEDGAILGGQVGMGEHAIVGPGVILGGGAGVLSNKKLYGAGQVFWGRPARPLKQYLRDLARLSRGK from the coding sequence ATGGCAACCAGACCCGAGATTGCAGCGTGGCTTGGGGCCGAGATCGGCAGAGCGACTTCCGCCGAGATCCTGCGTGTTGCCGCGCCGGAGTCCGCCTCGGCGGACGCAGTGGTCTTCGCAACATCAGCAGAGGCCCTCGCATCTGCGTTGGCGTCTGCGGCCGGGCTGGTGCTGGCGAGCGCAAAGCTTGCCAGTGACGATCCGAGGGTGATGCATGTGGCCGATGCCCGGCTGGCATTCTCTGTCGTGGCCGACCGTCTGCGTCCGCGTGTGTCCGCACAGATCGATCCAACGGCGCAGATCGCTCCCTCAACGAAGTTGAGCGACGGTGTAAGCGTCGGCCCCGGAACGGTCGTTGGCGAGGCCGTCACGATCGGCACCGGATGCACCATTGGCGCGCGAGTCGTCATCGAGGCAGGGGTAGTGCTGGGAGATCGCGTTCAGGTGCAGGCAGGCGCCGTGCTTGGTTCACGCGGCTTCGGCTACGCTCGGCGGCCGGACGGTAGTTACCTGCTGTTTCCGCAACAGGGCGCGCTCGTCATTGAAGACGATGTCGAGATCGGCGCGAACACCACCATCGACCGTGGTGCCCTGGGTGAGACACGCATCGGTGCCGGAACGAAGATCGACAACCTGGTTCACATCGGCCATAACGTACGCATCGGCCGCAATGTGATCATTGCTGCGCAGACCGGCATCAGCGGCTCCAGCGTCGTCGAGGACGGTGCAATCCTGGGCGGACAGGTCGGCATGGGCGAGCACGCGATCGTCGGTCCTGGCGTCATCCTCGGCGGTGGCGCAGGTGTGCTTAGCAACAAGAAGCTTTATGGAGCAGGACAAGTCTTCTGGGGTCGTCCCGCGCGTCCACTCAAGCAGTATCTGCGTGACCTGGCGCGGCTAAGCCGGGGGAAGTAG
- a CDS encoding lysophospholipid acyltransferase family protein — MSLPASRQERTVTFRQRLEYAAVVAAVSALRVLPRSVARSAGAAIGAAAGALAGRLSGTGDRNLQLAFPHLSTSERQAVLRGTFRSLGWQLAEFCQMSNYSAEFVREKVMRYDGLENFLTAEARGKGVLVLTGHLGAWELSSFVHSLLGHPMGMVIRRLDNPLVDDMVNAIRCLHGNRVLHKDDFARGLISAMHKGETVGILMDTNMTPPQGVFVPFFGVPACTASGLARVARKTGAAVVPGFLLWSQEEQRYVLHFGEELKIQHTSDAEADALANTALFAATTEAYVRRYPEQWLWLHRRWKTRPPGEPPIYTRRSASTASGARSGVDAKNSSILSAETR; from the coding sequence TTGAGTCTTCCGGCATCACGTCAGGAGCGGACGGTCACCTTCCGTCAGCGGTTGGAATATGCAGCGGTCGTCGCGGCTGTGTCTGCACTGCGTGTGCTCCCGAGGTCTGTGGCGCGGTCTGCGGGCGCTGCCATCGGAGCAGCCGCAGGCGCCCTTGCAGGACGTCTCTCCGGCACGGGCGACCGCAACCTGCAGCTGGCCTTCCCGCATCTCTCAACGTCGGAAAGGCAAGCTGTTCTTCGCGGTACTTTCCGCTCGTTGGGGTGGCAGCTCGCTGAGTTCTGTCAGATGTCCAACTATTCGGCGGAGTTCGTTCGCGAAAAAGTCATGCGATATGACGGGCTGGAGAACTTCCTGACGGCCGAAGCGCGCGGTAAGGGCGTGCTGGTGCTTACGGGCCATCTGGGAGCCTGGGAGCTATCCAGCTTCGTACACTCTCTGCTGGGACACCCCATGGGGATGGTCATCCGGCGCCTGGACAATCCACTGGTCGATGACATGGTGAACGCGATCCGGTGTCTGCACGGCAATCGTGTCCTGCACAAGGATGACTTCGCTCGCGGGTTGATCAGCGCGATGCACAAGGGCGAAACCGTTGGCATCCTGATGGATACCAACATGACGCCACCCCAGGGAGTCTTCGTGCCATTCTTCGGTGTTCCTGCATGCACGGCCAGCGGTCTGGCCCGCGTTGCGCGGAAGACGGGTGCGGCAGTGGTTCCGGGCTTCCTGCTCTGGTCGCAGGAAGAGCAGCGCTACGTGCTCCACTTCGGCGAGGAGCTTAAGATTCAGCACACCTCCGATGCCGAGGCAGATGCACTCGCAAACACCGCGCTCTTCGCGGCCACCACGGAGGCATACGTCCGCCGTTATCCGGAGCAGTGGTTGTGGCTGCATCGCCGCTGGAAGACACGTCCTCCCGGTGAGCCACCGATTTACACGCGGCGCTCGGCGAGCACGGCATCGGGCGCGCGGAGCGGTGTGGATGCAAAGAACAGTTCGATCCTATCGGCGGAGACGCGTTAA
- a CDS encoding lipid-binding SYLF domain-containing protein: MNRIKAALCALTLVATALPAMAADKAKLDERLTDSQNILHEIMATPDKSIPSQILSGANCVVVIPAFKKGAFVVGAQYGQGVATCRTGHGWSAPVFVQLAGGSFGFQIGGQSTDLVLVAMNQNGLQHMLTNKFKIGGDAAASAGPVGRNAQAGTDWKLNAEFLTYSRSKGLFAGIDLDGTVLSQNEDDTRTFYGANIPFKTVLGGGQRTPDDAKPFVGTVAKYFVSSRQ, translated from the coding sequence ATGAACCGTATCAAAGCTGCACTGTGTGCGTTGACGCTTGTAGCGACCGCACTGCCCGCCATGGCCGCCGACAAGGCGAAGCTTGATGAGCGCCTTACCGATTCGCAGAACATTCTGCACGAGATCATGGCGACTCCCGACAAGTCGATCCCCAGCCAGATTCTGAGCGGCGCAAACTGCGTCGTCGTGATCCCGGCCTTCAAGAAGGGCGCCTTCGTTGTTGGTGCACAGTACGGTCAGGGTGTCGCGACATGCCGCACCGGCCACGGTTGGAGCGCACCTGTGTTCGTGCAGCTCGCCGGTGGCAGCTTCGGTTTCCAGATCGGCGGACAGTCGACTGACCTCGTTCTGGTTGCAATGAACCAGAACGGTCTGCAGCACATGCTGACCAACAAGTTCAAGATCGGTGGCGATGCTGCTGCTTCGGCAGGCCCGGTTGGCCGTAACGCCCAGGCCGGCACCGACTGGAAGCTCAATGCGGAGTTCCTGACCTACTCGCGTTCGAAGGGCCTGTTCGCAGGTATCGATCTCGACGGAACGGTGCTCTCGCAGAACGAGGATGATACGCGCACGTTCTACGGTGCAAACATCCCCTTCAAGACGGTACTGGGTGGCGGACAGCGCACACCGGATGACGCAAAGCCCTTTGTCGGCACGGTTGCGAAGTACTTCGTCTCCAGCCGTCAGTAG
- a CDS encoding energy transducer TonB: MLRLSDLRRRLALIPAAAPRARGVRWLETLPGRAMFSACLHLLALLVLVNAWWMGAPRLKPAGTATGRHVLVTYNPGKPAPLPPTPPRRAMARRYPRANVLPVVADDASAAPPVQGNDALGTGTVSLLYVQAFPGQKPDLSGAGTTGDVIVEVEIDDTGHVAQVHARRGMGAQIDDLVVATVERWLFHPAMRNGHAVASERELRFHFDRRRNENCGWECFALEE; this comes from the coding sequence ATGCTTCGCCTCAGCGATCTTCGCCGCCGTTTGGCCCTGATCCCCGCCGCAGCGCCGCGAGCCCGCGGCGTTCGGTGGCTTGAGACGCTGCCTGGCCGCGCAATGTTCTCGGCTTGTCTGCACCTGCTGGCGTTGCTCGTTCTCGTGAATGCCTGGTGGATGGGGGCGCCGCGACTCAAGCCGGCCGGCACGGCCACGGGGCGGCACGTTCTGGTGACCTACAACCCGGGCAAGCCCGCGCCCTTGCCGCCGACACCGCCTCGCCGTGCAATGGCGCGGCGTTACCCAAGAGCAAACGTACTTCCGGTGGTGGCGGACGATGCCAGCGCGGCCCCTCCGGTGCAGGGCAACGATGCTCTCGGCACCGGCACTGTCAGCTTGCTGTATGTGCAGGCGTTTCCAGGGCAGAAACCGGATCTGTCCGGCGCCGGAACGACCGGCGATGTCATCGTGGAGGTTGAGATCGATGACACAGGCCACGTTGCGCAGGTACATGCCCGTCGCGGTATGGGTGCGCAGATCGACGACCTGGTCGTCGCGACGGTCGAGCGTTGGCTCTTCCACCCCGCAATGCGAAACGGCCATGCCGTTGCGAGCGAGCGTGAACTGCGCTTCCACTTTGACCGTCGTCGTAATGAGAATTGCGGCTGGGAGTGCTTCGCCTTAGAGGAGTGA
- a CDS encoding response regulator transcription factor: protein MGTELDNTRPRLRVGVLSSDPLRVEGLCAVLSDCDLLPLTAPDTLREGDLSMVLIDTREEDLFPMMAAFRRARPGLRLIVLGSRTDPSFIQRVVASGAKGYLQYTASPREIVMAVDVVADGSIWAPRKVLASLIDTIAPDDPRPPEIKLTPREREVIDLLIDGRANREIAATLGVETKTVKSHVGRLLQKFGVANRVALTVRAIEMQIDGRN from the coding sequence ATGGGGACAGAACTGGACAACACGAGGCCACGGCTGCGGGTGGGGGTGCTGTCGAGCGACCCCCTGCGCGTGGAGGGCCTGTGCGCGGTGCTGTCCGATTGCGACCTGTTGCCGCTGACCGCACCGGACACCCTGCGCGAAGGTGACCTGTCCATGGTCCTGATCGACACGCGTGAAGAAGATCTCTTCCCCATGATGGCGGCTTTCCGTCGCGCTCGCCCCGGCCTTCGGCTGATCGTGCTGGGCAGCCGCACGGATCCGTCATTCATTCAGCGCGTCGTGGCCAGCGGGGCCAAGGGCTACCTGCAGTACACGGCCAGTCCGCGTGAGATTGTGATGGCGGTCGACGTGGTCGCGGACGGTTCCATCTGGGCCCCGCGCAAGGTGCTGGCGAGCCTGATTGACACGATCGCGCCCGACGATCCCAGGCCGCCTGAGATCAAGCTGACGCCGCGGGAGCGTGAAGTGATCGACCTGCTGATTGACGGTCGCGCCAATCGTGAGATCGCCGCAACACTTGGCGTTGAGACGAAGACCGTTAAGTCGCACGTCGGCAGGCTGCTGCAGAAGTTTGGCGTCGCCAATCGTGTGGCGCTCACTGTTCGCGCCATTGAGATGCAGATCGACGGTCGTAATTGA
- the dcd gene encoding dCTP deaminase produces MSIKADKWIREQAVKHGMIEPFSEKQVNAGCISYGLSSYGYDLRVSREFKIFTNVNSAIIDPKAFDERSFVSVDADSVIVPPNSFALARSIEYFRIPRDVLTICVGKSTYARCGIIVNVTPFEPEWEGYVTLEISNTTPLPAKIYANEGLCQILFFQSDEVCETSYADRKGKYQKQQGIVLPKL; encoded by the coding sequence ATGTCGATCAAGGCCGATAAGTGGATTCGCGAGCAGGCCGTCAAGCACGGCATGATCGAACCGTTCAGTGAGAAGCAGGTCAACGCGGGTTGTATTTCCTACGGGCTGTCTTCCTATGGATACGATCTCCGCGTCTCGCGTGAGTTCAAGATTTTTACGAATGTGAATAGCGCCATCATCGATCCGAAGGCGTTTGATGAGCGCTCGTTTGTCAGCGTCGATGCGGATAGTGTCATTGTTCCGCCGAACTCGTTTGCGCTGGCGCGTTCCATCGAGTACTTTCGCATTCCGCGCGATGTCCTGACGATCTGCGTTGGCAAGAGCACTTATGCGCGCTGCGGCATCATCGTAAACGTGACGCCGTTCGAGCCGGAATGGGAGGGCTATGTGACACTTGAGATCTCAAACACCACGCCGCTGCCCGCAAAGATCTACGCGAACGAAGGCCTCTGCCAGATTCTCTTCTTCCAGTCGGACGAAGTGTGCGAGACCAGCTACGCCGACCGCAAGGGCAAGTACCAAAAGCAACAGGGCATCGTTCTGCCGAAGCTCTAA
- a CDS encoding HU family DNA-binding protein, translated as MIKQDLIQRVVDRTGLPRTRAEQAVEEILKGMKKALTNGERIELRGFGVFTVKPRKTGIGRNPRTGTEVDIEPGRAVRFKPGKDLQVLDKAPE; from the coding sequence GTGATCAAGCAGGACCTGATTCAACGGGTAGTCGATCGCACAGGTCTGCCTCGCACACGGGCCGAACAGGCCGTGGAAGAGATTCTGAAGGGCATGAAGAAGGCCCTGACCAACGGCGAACGCATCGAGCTTCGCGGCTTTGGCGTCTTCACCGTCAAGCCACGCAAGACCGGCATCGGTCGCAATCCGCGCACGGGCACGGAAGTCGATATCGAACCAGGTCGCGCCGTCCGCTTCAAACCCGGCAAGGATCTGCAAGTCCTCGACAAGGCACCCGAGTAA
- the priA gene encoding replication restart helicase PriA: MPLFVDVALPVPLERAFTYSVSGADAPPVGARVLVPFSGQRLMGVVVRVHDVQPTDGFEVKPVQQVLDDAALLPDELMKLAEWIAQYYVAPLGEVLRGMLPLNAEIRRTLLYRIAEQGRRVLYEGAAKGSSRRSKLSAEDQNKEYAVLNALEGGGAVKLTSLRSSTGANKALLEGMVKKRWLTREVEADERDARRLEKIAVLVDDVRLPKLNENQMKIMAELSAVGGRMRVLDLRSLDVPQSTLATLVKRGLVQVEDVPESFHLGGVHAPGKKHSHEHALNETQTEALAGIAAAMGEGGFKPHLLYGITGSGKTAVYFAAMRRMLDADKASLLLVPEIGLTPAMAGQMHAAFGHEVALLHSQLSPDERAEQWHRIRRGEARIVVGTRSAVFAPVPALGLIIVDEEHDGSYKQEETPRYNGRDVAVMRAKLLGIPVVLGSATPSLESWNNAQSGRYALLKMEQRVMDRPLPAVELVDMRAEFAQTGAENIFSRRLIEETQATLDRGEQAIILLNRRGYSYVVMCRACGDKIECENCAIAMTFHKPVVDSDLHAEPGERLECHYCGYRRTVPKACPKCQSEHLYYMGAGSQQGEERLQEIFPAARIGRMDRDTVRGRGDMERLLQRLHSGEINLLVGTQMIAKGHDIHGVTTVGVVGCDHALGMPDFRAAERVFQLLTQVSGRAGRGDLPGKVLVQSYHPDHYAVRMAAEHDYLGFARREMQFRRPFFYPPFGVLANVLVQSQELNEAMAWSGQLGRWFAGRTVQGVRVLGPAPAPVSRLKRIYRFHLLLKAQRRSDVQAGLRAMLQYADTQGIPRKALVVDVDPISLM; the protein is encoded by the coding sequence GTGCCCTTGTTCGTGGATGTTGCGTTGCCCGTGCCGCTGGAGCGGGCGTTCACCTATTCGGTGAGCGGCGCTGATGCGCCCCCGGTCGGCGCGCGCGTGCTGGTGCCCTTCAGCGGGCAGCGTCTCATGGGTGTCGTGGTGCGTGTTCATGACGTGCAGCCGACGGACGGCTTCGAAGTGAAGCCTGTGCAGCAGGTGCTGGACGACGCTGCGCTGCTGCCGGACGAGTTGATGAAGCTGGCCGAGTGGATCGCGCAATACTACGTCGCGCCTCTCGGCGAAGTGCTGCGGGGCATGCTGCCCCTGAACGCTGAGATACGCCGCACGTTGCTCTATCGCATCGCAGAGCAAGGCCGTCGCGTGCTGTATGAGGGCGCAGCGAAGGGCTCGTCCCGACGATCGAAACTTTCCGCCGAAGACCAGAACAAGGAGTATGCCGTGCTCAATGCGCTGGAGGGCGGTGGCGCGGTTAAGCTGACCTCCTTGCGTAGCTCCACCGGCGCCAACAAGGCGCTGTTGGAAGGCATGGTGAAGAAGCGCTGGCTGACGCGTGAGGTCGAGGCGGACGAGCGCGATGCGCGCCGGCTGGAGAAGATCGCCGTACTGGTGGACGATGTCCGCCTGCCAAAGCTGAACGAAAACCAGATGAAGATCATGGCGGAGTTGAGCGCGGTGGGCGGACGAATGCGTGTGTTGGACCTGCGTTCGCTCGACGTGCCGCAATCGACGCTGGCTACGCTGGTGAAGCGCGGATTGGTGCAGGTGGAAGACGTGCCGGAATCCTTTCATCTGGGAGGTGTCCATGCTCCCGGCAAGAAGCACTCGCACGAACATGCACTGAACGAGACACAGACCGAGGCACTCGCCGGTATCGCCGCAGCGATGGGCGAGGGCGGGTTCAAGCCGCACCTGCTGTATGGCATCACCGGTAGTGGCAAGACCGCCGTATACTTCGCGGCGATGCGCCGCATGCTGGACGCGGACAAGGCATCGCTGCTGCTGGTGCCGGAGATCGGGCTGACACCTGCGATGGCGGGGCAGATGCACGCCGCCTTCGGTCATGAGGTGGCGCTGTTGCATTCGCAGCTCTCACCCGATGAGCGGGCGGAGCAGTGGCACCGTATCCGACGCGGCGAGGCGCGCATCGTCGTGGGCACACGCTCTGCCGTGTTCGCACCTGTGCCTGCGCTCGGCCTCATCATTGTCGATGAAGAGCACGATGGCAGCTACAAGCAGGAGGAGACGCCACGCTACAACGGCCGCGATGTCGCCGTGATGCGTGCCAAGTTGCTCGGCATACCTGTGGTGCTGGGTTCTGCGACACCGTCGCTGGAGAGCTGGAACAACGCGCAGAGCGGCCGCTATGCGCTGCTGAAGATGGAGCAACGCGTAATGGATCGTCCGTTGCCGGCGGTGGAACTTGTCGACATGCGCGCAGAGTTCGCGCAGACGGGTGCGGAGAACATCTTCAGTCGTCGACTGATCGAAGAGACGCAGGCAACACTGGACCGCGGCGAGCAGGCGATCATCCTGCTGAATCGGCGCGGCTACAGCTACGTGGTAATGTGCCGCGCATGCGGAGACAAGATCGAGTGCGAGAACTGCGCCATTGCGATGACCTTTCACAAGCCCGTCGTGGACTCCGATCTGCACGCAGAACCGGGCGAGCGGTTGGAGTGCCACTACTGCGGGTATCGGCGCACCGTGCCGAAGGCTTGTCCAAAGTGCCAGAGTGAGCACCTGTACTACATGGGCGCAGGGTCCCAGCAGGGAGAGGAGCGGTTGCAGGAGATCTTTCCCGCTGCACGCATCGGCCGCATGGATCGCGATACGGTGCGTGGACGCGGTGACATGGAGCGACTGCTGCAACGTCTCCACTCCGGCGAGATCAACCTGCTGGTGGGCACGCAGATGATCGCGAAGGGGCATGACATTCATGGCGTCACGACGGTTGGCGTCGTGGGTTGCGATCATGCATTGGGCATGCCGGACTTTCGCGCAGCCGAACGTGTCTTTCAACTGCTGACCCAGGTCAGTGGTCGCGCCGGCCGCGGCGATCTGCCGGGCAAGGTTCTGGTGCAGAGTTACCACCCGGACCACTACGCCGTCCGCATGGCTGCGGAGCACGACTACCTGGGCTTTGCGCGCCGCGAGATGCAGTTCCGCAGACCCTTCTTCTATCCGCCCTTTGGCGTGCTGGCGAACGTGCTGGTGCAGTCGCAGGAACTGAATGAAGCGATGGCCTGGAGCGGCCAGCTTGGCCGATGGTTCGCAGGCCGAACGGTGCAGGGCGTGCGCGTGCTGGGTCCGGCGCCGGCACCGGTGTCACGACTGAAGCGGATCTATCGCTTCCACCTGCTGCTCAAGGCGCAGCGTCGCAGCGATGTGCAAGCCGGTCTAAGAGCCATGTTGCAATACGCGGACACGCAGGGGATTCCGCGCAAGGCGCTGGTGGTTGATGTGGATCCGATCAGCCTGATGTAG
- a CDS encoding GNAT family N-acetyltransferase encodes MTATTVELMMRPMATESDAEAFRTLNEEWISKWFRIEEKDATTLGDPRGKIIATGGQVYVATDGDRVLGTAALIRFGDGIYELSKMAVSPETRGQGVGRKLLAYVLEQARALGAHTVFLGSSTKLVNAIHLYESLGFRHVPPSDLPEMKYDRADVFMKIDLA; translated from the coding sequence ATGACCGCCACCACTGTCGAATTGATGATGCGCCCCATGGCAACCGAGTCGGATGCCGAAGCCTTCCGCACGCTGAATGAAGAGTGGATTTCAAAGTGGTTTCGCATCGAGGAGAAAGACGCCACAACGCTCGGCGACCCACGCGGAAAGATCATCGCGACTGGCGGACAGGTCTATGTCGCCACGGATGGCGATCGTGTCCTGGGAACCGCAGCCTTGATTCGCTTTGGCGACGGCATCTATGAGCTGTCGAAGATGGCTGTCTCTCCTGAGACGCGCGGGCAGGGAGTTGGACGAAAGCTGCTCGCGTACGTGCTGGAGCAGGCGCGGGCGCTGGGTGCTCACACCGTCTTTCTGGGCAGCAGCACAAAGCTGGTAAACGCCATCCACCTCTACGAGTCGCTCGGTTTCCGGCATGTTCCGCCCAGCGATCTGCCGGAAATGAAGTACGACCGCGCCGACGTCTTCATGAAGATCGACCTGGCTTAG
- a CDS encoding LysR substrate-binding domain-containing protein, with protein MNAEIELRHLRYFTAVAEELHFGRAAKRLYLAQPALSQQIRKLEEIVGAPLFLRTSRSVTLTAAGEIFLERSRRTLRSVQHDVEEARSIGRGESGSLNVGFIGSGMLGSLPAVLQGYRAAYPRVQLQLHESFTSRVVTGLTSGVLDAGLLRDSDPHPDLHTEVLFSERFIAVLPADHPRATQRSIAATALRNEPFVFHSRAAGALAWDKPLSMCGEAGFFPRVVQEASNWLSILQLIAVGFGVSIAPECVRSVAMEGVVCLPLRGATEVSHVELAHRKGETRPIVQAFAQIARKIAGARND; from the coding sequence ATGAATGCAGAGATCGAGTTGCGGCACCTGCGTTACTTCACCGCGGTCGCCGAAGAGCTCCACTTCGGACGCGCTGCGAAACGGCTTTACCTGGCCCAGCCCGCGCTCTCACAACAGATTCGCAAGCTCGAGGAGATTGTCGGCGCTCCCCTGTTCCTGCGCACCTCGCGCTCCGTCACACTGACTGCCGCCGGTGAGATCTTTCTGGAGCGCTCCCGGCGGACTCTGCGCAGCGTACAGCACGATGTCGAGGAGGCGCGCAGCATTGGCCGCGGCGAGAGCGGATCGCTGAACGTGGGCTTTATCGGATCGGGCATGCTGGGCAGTCTGCCTGCGGTGCTGCAGGGCTACCGTGCCGCGTATCCACGCGTGCAATTGCAGCTGCATGAGTCGTTCACCTCGCGCGTCGTCACAGGTCTTACCAGTGGCGTACTGGACGCGGGTCTGCTGCGTGATAGTGATCCGCATCCAGACCTGCATACCGAAGTGCTTTTCTCAGAGCGCTTCATCGCGGTCTTGCCAGCCGATCATCCGCGCGCAACGCAGCGAAGCATCGCCGCAACAGCTCTGCGCAACGAGCCGTTCGTATTCCACTCAAGGGCTGCCGGCGCGCTGGCATGGGACAAACCGCTGAGCATGTGCGGAGAGGCGGGCTTCTTTCCGCGCGTGGTTCAGGAAGCGTCGAACTGGCTCAGCATCCTACAGTTGATTGCAGTCGGCTTCGGCGTTTCCATCGCGCCGGAGTGCGTGCGGAGCGTTGCCATGGAGGGCGTCGTCTGCCTGCCGTTGCGCGGAGCAACGGAAGTCAGCCATGTGGAACTGGCCCATCGCAAGGGAGAGACGCGTCCCATCGTGCAGGCCTTCGCACAAATCGCCCGCAAGATTGCCGGCGCTCGGAATGACTAG